Proteins encoded by one window of Sorex araneus isolate mSorAra2 chromosome 3, mSorAra2.pri, whole genome shotgun sequence:
- the RPP25 gene encoding ribonuclease P protein subunit p25: MENFRKVRSEEAPAGGAAEGGGAGSGPFADLAPGAVHMRVKEGSKIRNLLAFATASMAQPATRAIVFSGCGRATTKTVTCAEILKRRLAGLHQVTRLRYRSVREVWQSLPPGPAPPGPAPAAPAASLSVLKNVPSLAILLSKDALDPRQPGYQPPGPHPGPSSQPAAPPAAKRSLGEPAAGEGSAKRPQPGPGAAEEDPRA, encoded by the coding sequence ATGGAGAACTTCCGTAAGGTGCGCTCTGAGGAGGcgccggcggggggcgcggccgaGGGGGGCGGCGCGGGCTCGGGCCCCTTCGCCGACCTGGCGCCCGGCGCCGTGCACATGCGGGTCAAGGAGGGCAGCAAGATCCGGAACCTGCTGGCCTTCGCCACCGCCAGCATGGCGCAGCCGGCCACGCGCGCCATCGTCTTCAGCGGCTGCGGCCGGGCCACCACCAAGACCGTCACGTGCGCCGAGATCCTCAAGCGCCGCCTGGCGGGCCTGCACCAGGTCACGCGGCTGCGCTACCGGAGCGTGCGCGAGGTGTGGCAGAGCCTCCCGCCCGGGcccgcgcccccgggccccgcgcccgccgcgcccgccgccagcCTCAGCGTCCTGAAGAACGTGCCCAGCCTCGCCATCCTGCTGTCCAAGGATGCCCTGGACCCGCGCCAGCCGGGCTACCAGCCCCCGGGCCCCCATCCCGGGCCCTCGTCGcagcccgccgcgccgcccgcggCCAAGAGGAGCCTCGGGGAGCCCGCCGCGGGGGAAGGCTCCGCCAAACGGCCAcagcccgggccgggggcggccgAAGAGGACCCGAGGGCATGA
- the LOC101551395 gene encoding cytochrome c oxidase subunit 5A, mitochondrial, which yields MLGASLRRCAVAAAAAAARAGPRGLLHPAPVPGAAAATQSARCYSHGSHETDEEFDARWVTYFNKPDIDAWELRKGMNTLVGYDLVPEPKIIDAALRACRRLNDFASAVRILEVVKDKAGPHKEIYPYVIQELRPTLNELGISTPEELGLDKV from the exons ATGCTGGGCGCCTCTCTCCGCCGCTGCgcggtcgccgccgccgccgccgccgcccgggcggGCCCCCGCGGCCTGCTGCACCCCGCCCCGGTCCCCGGCGCCGCCGCCG CTACCCAGTCAGCTCGCTGCTACTCCCATGGGTCACATGAGACGGATGAGGAGTTTGATGCACGCTGGGTGACGTATTTTAATAAGCCTGATATTGATGCCTGGGAACTGCGCAAAG GAATGAACACACTTGTTGGGTATGATCTGGTTCCAGAACCCAAAATCATTGATGCGGCTCTGCGGGCATGCAGACGGTTAAATGACTTTGCTAGTGCAGTTCGCATCCTAGAGGTTGTTAAG GACAAAGCAGGACCTCACAAGGAAATCTACCCCTATGTCATCCAGGAACTTAGACCAACTTTAAATGAACTGGGAATCTCCACTCCAGAGGAACTGGGCCTTGACAAAGTATAA
- the FAM219B gene encoding protein FAM219B isoform X1 — MATAERGAHAGPGRAGPAAGAAVEKRGPYMVTRAPSIQAKLQKHRDLAKAALRRKGMLGVPPKRPDSPGTRSVKFNKGYTALSQSPDENLVSLDSDSDGELESRYSSGYSSAEQVNQDVSRQLLQDGYHLDEMPDDEDLDLIPPKPMASSMCSCCWCCPGDSPSCTLQ, encoded by the exons ATGGCGACGGCCGAGCGCGGCGCGCACGCGGGCCCGGGGCGCGCAGGGcccgcggcgggggcggccgTGGAGAAGCGGGGGCCCTACATGGTGACGCGCGCGCCCTCCATCCAAGCCAAGCTGC AGAAGCACCGGGACCTGGCCAAGGCCGCGCTGCGCAGGAAAGGCATGCTGGGGGTCCCCCCGAAGCGCCCCGACTCGCCAGGGACAAG GTCAGTGAAGTTTAACAAGGGCTACACCGCTCTCAGCCAGAGTCCAGATGAAAACCTGGTGTCCCTCGATTCTGACAG TGATGGGGAGCTGGAATCCAGATACTCCTCCGGGTATTCCTCTGCAGAG CAGGTGAACCAGGACGTGAGCCGACAGCTGCTCCAGGACGGGTACCACCTGGACGAGATGCCGGATGACGAGGACTTGGACCTCATCCCCCCCAAGCCTATGGCCTCGTCCATGTGCTCCTGCTGCTGGTGCTGCCCTGGGGACTCGCCGTCCTGTACCCTCCAGTAG
- the FAM219B gene encoding protein FAM219B isoform X2: MATAERGAHAGPGRAGPAAGAAVEKRGPYMVTRAPSIQAKLQKHRDLAKAALRRKGMLGVPPKRPDSPGTRSVKFNKGYTALSQSPDENLVSLDSDSDGELESRYSSGYSSAEVNQDVSRQLLQDGYHLDEMPDDEDLDLIPPKPMASSMCSCCWCCPGDSPSCTLQ; this comes from the exons ATGGCGACGGCCGAGCGCGGCGCGCACGCGGGCCCGGGGCGCGCAGGGcccgcggcgggggcggccgTGGAGAAGCGGGGGCCCTACATGGTGACGCGCGCGCCCTCCATCCAAGCCAAGCTGC AGAAGCACCGGGACCTGGCCAAGGCCGCGCTGCGCAGGAAAGGCATGCTGGGGGTCCCCCCGAAGCGCCCCGACTCGCCAGGGACAAG GTCAGTGAAGTTTAACAAGGGCTACACCGCTCTCAGCCAGAGTCCAGATGAAAACCTGGTGTCCCTCGATTCTGACAG TGATGGGGAGCTGGAATCCAGATACTCCTCCGGGTATTCCTCTGCAGAG GTGAACCAGGACGTGAGCCGACAGCTGCTCCAGGACGGGTACCACCTGGACGAGATGCCGGATGACGAGGACTTGGACCTCATCCCCCCCAAGCCTATGGCCTCGTCCATGTGCTCCTGCTGCTGGTGCTGCCCTGGGGACTCGCCGTCCTGTACCCTCCAGTAG